The segment ACCGGCGAAACCGGTGACGCGGCGTTGTAGTTTTTTAATAACCCTATAAGGAGAAAACATGAGTCTCAAAACAGCAAAAGACGTCATTGCCTTTGCAAAAGACGCAAAATGTAAAGTGGTCGACCTTAAATTTGTCGATCTCTTTGGTACCTGGCAACACTTTTCCATTTCGATGGATGAACTTCACGAAGATTTGTTTGAAGAAGGAAGCGGCTTTGACGGCTCTTCTATTCGCGGATGGCAAGCCATCAACGAATCGGACATGGTGTTAATTCCTGATCCCTCTACGGCTAAAATTGATCCTTTTTGTGCTGAAACCACTCTCTCCATGATTGGTGATGTTCGCGAACCTATTGGTAAAACCACTTATGCTCGCGATCCTCGTAATATTGCTAAAAAAGCCGAAGCTTACTTAAAGTCTACCGGCATTGGTGATATTTGTTATGTAGGTCCCGAAGCCGAATTCTTTATTTTTGACCACGTGGCTTTTGAACAAAATGCCCACACCGGTTACTACCGCATCGATTCCAACGAAGCTGTTTGGAACAGCGGCAACGAAGCCGGCATCAACTTGGGAAATAAAATCCGTCATAAAGAAGGTTATTTCCCTGTTGCTCCCGCCGATACCCAGCAAGACATCCGTTCTGAAATGATTTTGGAAATGGAAAAAGTGGGTATCCGTGTAGAAAAACACCACCACGAAGTGGCTACCGCCGGTCAGGCCGAAATCGACGTTCGTTTCGATTCACTCCTTTCTATGGCTGATACCATGATGTGGTATAAATATATTGTTAAAAACGTGGCTGCTCGTCACGGCAAAACCGCAACCTTTATGCCCAAACCCATGTTTGGTGATAACGGTTCGGGTATGCACACTCACCAATCCATCTGGAAAGATGGCAAACCCTTGTTTGCTGGTGATAAATATGCCGGTTTCTCGCAAATGGGCCTTTGGTACATTGGCGGTATCTTAAAGCACGCTCCTGCTCTTGTTGCTTTAACCAACCCCACCACCAACAGCTATCGCCGCTTGGTGCCGGGTTATGAAGCTCCTGTGAAGCTTGCTTACTCGTCGCGTAACCGTTCGGCTGCCGTACGTATTCCCATGTACTCGCAATCGCCTAAGGCTAAACGCTTGGAATTCCGTACTCCCGATCCTACCTGTAACCCGTACGTGGCTTTCTCGGCCATGCTTATGGCAGGTTTGGATGGTATCCAAAACAAAATTGATCCGGGTGCCCCGATGGATAAAAACATCTACGGCTTATCGGCTGAAGAATTGGCCAATATCCCGTCTATTCCCGGTAGCTTGGACGAAGCTCTTAATAACCTTAAGAACGATCACGAATGGCTCATTAAAGGCGGCGTGTTCGATCAAGACTTCGTACACAACTGGATTGACTATAAAATGGAAAACGAAGTGGGACCTGTTCGTCTTCGTCCTTCTCCGTACGAATTCCACCTGTATTTTGACTGCTAAAACCAGTCTTAATCGGCATCTGTTTTACAAAAACCCTCCGCCACAAGCGGGGGGTTTTTTATTGTTTGCACGTCCGTGAGTGTGTGGGTATAGGTGAGGTATGAAAAAGTTTTTTTCTATTATCCTCCTTCTTATTTGCCTTTCCTGTTCTAAAGAAGAAGAGGCGGCCCTTCCGCTTGAAGGCCCTGTTATTGTAATTGCCGAGGGTTTTATTTTTGCTACCCCCGATATTACGGCCCAGCCCGGTGATACTATTATTGTAGATAACGAAGATAATAACCCGCACACTATTACCAGCGAAAGTGCTCCCGGTGCTTTTGATGATACCGGAACTTTTGATGTGCTGGTGCCTTCTGATGGAACCAATACCTTTACAATTCCCGATACGGCTGTGGCTGGTGATGTGTTTTATTTTTACTGTCGTTTTTTTGAAGGCTCCATGACGCCGGTTGACGGAACGATTACGGTGGAATAATTAACTATGAATAAACGAAATTTTTTGTTCCTGCGATAAATTATAAAAATAGCGCACTTCTTCAATCATTTTTTGCATTTCCTGCGGATTACGGTATTTGTTTTTTAAGTAATGACAGTATTTGGAGGCCAGTTGCGAGGCAGTAATATAACGTTCTTCCTGTTCGGCCGATAAGTTTTCTATTAATTTAAAATTTTCAAACAAACGATCAAAAATAATTTTTGATATTTCTTCGGTGTGGTCCGATCTTAAAAATAAATAGAGCAAAACAAATTTGTCAATTTCGGCCTGCAATTCCATTTCTAATTGAGTGATAGGCGTTTGCTTATAAGCCTTCCATAAAAAATAAACAAAATGCGATACACCTTCAATCATAATACAAAAATCGGCAATATTTTCTTCGTTTAAAAACTCAAAGGGATTGTTTTGAGTTAAGTTTTGAAGGAGTTTATCATCTAAAAAAAGAGCCACTTCTACTGTTTCTTCTTCGCTTTGGCGCACCAGTAATAGTTCTTTAGGAAGTTTTTGGTTTTCGCCTAAAGTCAGTAAATTTTGTGCCTCGTGTCTATCTATTAAATAATGTTTCACGCGCTCGGGTACGCCAATATCGTAAAGGCATTCCAATTGATTTTGCAAACGGTCAATCATAACCGCTTCAAGCTTGGCGTCTTCATGATGTGGAATCATTGTCATATTATTGAGGGTACTTGTTTTTAACTAATGCGTTAGGAACAATCCCGTGTTGTTCCAGTAAATCTTTGTTACGCGTTGAACCCGTTTTAAGCCACCGGTCGTACAGGTTTAACACATCCTGATGATTCATCAGTGGTGTTGAATCGCGTACAGCGGCAATAATATCTACAAAAATTATAAAGTTTTGTGCCAATTCGTGAAAGGTATTTTTTAGAGGTTTTACGGTATTTAAGTTTGACAAATTACTATAAGCAGCATGTCCCATGCTAATGTAATAGTCTATATCTACCAGTTTGCGGTTTAAGCTTTCGGCAAAAAAACCCGAAATGAAAAGAGACGCATCACCCAGTTTTTTAAGATGCTGGGCTTTTTCGTATGATGTCGATACGAGAGCTTCTAAAAAACGGAGAGCTAAAGCTTGATCTTGGTTGTTATCGAGTGGGCAAAAGGCAGTAAGCAGGTTGACGATATAATGTTCGGCTTCCACGCTTACTTTAACAGGAGCCTTGGATGCCGCGTTCTCAACCTTTTCGAAAAAAAACTCGGGTAATGTGGAAGTAGAAATCATTCCCAACCCCTTTACTTATTACTACTAATTAAAATTGTAGCATTGGGTGAGTAGGGGACCAAGAGAAAAGATGGGTTTTTTTGACGCGGGGTGGCAAACGGATGGTGTTCTTTTTTTGAAAATAATTTCGGAGGTCCGCTTGTTTGTGCTGGGGCTGGTTTGATTCCGCCGGTCCCCGCTTGCGGGTCCCCTCCGGCTTTTGCCTCGTACAGCTTCTGATTTATGCTGAATTTTTTCTAGGCGGCCCAAGAGCGAAATTATTTTCAAAAAAAGAACACCACCCGTTTGTGATTTATTTTGGGCCCCTCCCACTTAAGTTAAGGGGGAGGACGGGAGGGGGGTACTCTTTCCCCCTCGCCCCTTTGGGGAGAGGGTTAGGGAGAGGGGGGAGTAAACAGATCCTTCGATTTTTTAGATAAACAATACAATCCAAATACGGCCTTCAAAGTTAAATTACCAAAGGCTCCAATTAAACCTCCTGCTAATAAAATTTCGCTGGGGGTTAAGGTGCCATTTGTTACCAAGGGGCTAGTAAGGCTTGATTTAAAAAATTCTACAAAGAGAGCTTGTGAGGTGCCAAGCCCTGAAGGGGTGATGGGGATGGCTCCCGAAAAGAGTACAATAGGGCCATATAAAAAGATTTTGCTAAAGGGCACATGACTGTAAAAACCATGAATCATGAGATAAAGAGCCGCTACTATTGTGACAATTAACGGTAGGCGTAGTAAGGTAAATTTTAAATAGTCTTTTAGGCTTGCTTCTTTAAAAGCGTAAAAAATATCACGATGCACTAGTTTGTTAATCCAGGGCACCAAAATTAATTTTTGCAAAAATGGCTTTTTAAAATTGAGCCAAAAGGCAATCCATATAAAGAAACCGCCATAAAAAAGAATGGCCAGAGTATACACATAAGGTTTCAGCGCTATATTGTGGTATTGGATATCGTTAAAAAATACTGAGACCAGTGCCAAAAAAAGCATGATAGAAAAATCGATAACGGTCATGAGTAAAAGAGTGCCTATGGTTTTAAAAACAGGAGCTTCATGGGTACGTTTTAAGTAAAAAACAATACCTCCCTGACCTACATTGTAATTAATAACCATCAGTAAATATGTGGCGCCCCGCATAAGGAGCGTTTCGGAATAATTGAGTTTGGCAACAAAGCGTGAGAGGGCTAATTGCAAGGCCCATACATCCAAAAGCATCACAACCGTAAAATACAACACGATATAAAAGAGAAGGAGCGGGATATTAGCGTGGAGTATAGCGTTAAGGATGTTTTTAGGTGGTGTTTGTGTAAAAAGAAGGTAAAAAATCCCGCAAGCCATGCACCAGGGGAGTATATTTTTAAGCCGTTTTTTCATTTGATGAAGGCTTTCTTATACGTTAAGAGAGGTGAAAAGGAAAGTGATGAAAGAAAACGACGAAATTTCAAAAGTATACGAACCGCACGATGTAGAAAACAAGTGGATAGACCTGTGGCTTAAAAATCGGGTTTTTTCAATGGATAAACCGGATGCCTCTAAACCATCCTACTCCGTGGTTATCCCTCCACCCAATGTAACGGGCTCGCTCCATATGGGGCATGCGCTTAACTCTACCATTCAGGATATTCTCGTCCGCTACCACCGTATGAAAGGTTTTAACGCCCTGTGGGTAGTGGGAACCGACCATGCCGGTATTGCTACGCAAAATGTGGTGGAACGTCAGCTTAAAGAAGAAGGCAAAAGCCGTTTTGATTTGGGCCGTGAAAAATTTGTGGAACGCGTGTGGGAATGGAAGAAAAAATCGGGCGGGACTATTATTGGCCAGCTCAAGCGTTTAGGGGCCAGTTGCGATTACGATAACGAACGCTTTACCATGGATGATGGTTTGTCGGGCGCTGTTAAAAAAGTTTTTGTGGATTTATACAACGAAGGT is part of the bacterium genome and harbors:
- a CDS encoding flippase-like domain-containing protein, producing the protein MKKRLKNILPWCMACGIFYLLFTQTPPKNILNAILHANIPLLLFYIVLYFTVVMLLDVWALQLALSRFVAKLNYSETLLMRGATYLLMVINYNVGQGGIVFYLKRTHEAPVFKTIGTLLLMTVIDFSIMLFLALVSVFFNDIQYHNIALKPYVYTLAILFYGGFFIWIAFWLNFKKPFLQKLILVPWINKLVHRDIFYAFKEASLKDYLKFTLLRLPLIVTIVAALYLMIHGFYSHVPFSKIFLYGPIVLFSGAIPITPSGLGTSQALFVEFFKSSLTSPLVTNGTLTPSEILLAGGLIGAFGNLTLKAVFGLYCLSKKSKDLFTPPSP
- the glnA gene encoding type I glutamate--ammonia ligase; its protein translation is MSLKTAKDVIAFAKDAKCKVVDLKFVDLFGTWQHFSISMDELHEDLFEEGSGFDGSSIRGWQAINESDMVLIPDPSTAKIDPFCAETTLSMIGDVREPIGKTTYARDPRNIAKKAEAYLKSTGIGDICYVGPEAEFFIFDHVAFEQNAHTGYYRIDSNEAVWNSGNEAGINLGNKIRHKEGYFPVAPADTQQDIRSEMILEMEKVGIRVEKHHHEVATAGQAEIDVRFDSLLSMADTMMWYKYIVKNVAARHGKTATFMPKPMFGDNGSGMHTHQSIWKDGKPLFAGDKYAGFSQMGLWYIGGILKHAPALVALTNPTTNSYRRLVPGYEAPVKLAYSSRNRSAAVRIPMYSQSPKAKRLEFRTPDPTCNPYVAFSAMLMAGLDGIQNKIDPGAPMDKNIYGLSAEELANIPSIPGSLDEALNNLKNDHEWLIKGGVFDQDFVHNWIDYKMENEVGPVRLRPSPYEFHLYFDC